The following coding sequences are from one Paenibacillus stellifer window:
- a CDS encoding peptidylprolyl isomerase, producing the protein MDEKKFEENEQRNNTTDAEVAEVDNTKEVIPVMDRAGEQPAGVPARPRSVNAWMIASVVLVVALIIVLIKPPFQKADGDTPVATVNGKDITKNELYDKLVKAGGESTLQSMITQELVDQEADRNKVTVSDADIQAEIKDLQEQFGGESGLESALSQSGMTMDDLKEQMPLQVKIRKLLEPKVTVTDDDIKKYYDENKASLGSEEEVRASHILVATKEEADAIEKQLKEGADFATLAKEKSSDTGSKDKGGDLDYFKKGDMVAEFSDTAFKMKVGEISEPVKTEYGYHIIKVTDHKDAVTPTLENSKDKIREKLITQKISEMSSTWMQDLTKGAKITNTLTDAKKAEASAAPASSSAPAASAAAK; encoded by the coding sequence ATGGACGAAAAGAAGTTTGAAGAGAACGAACAAAGGAACAACACGACGGACGCGGAGGTCGCCGAAGTCGATAACACAAAAGAGGTAATCCCCGTGATGGACAGAGCCGGTGAACAGCCCGCAGGCGTTCCGGCACGTCCCCGCAGCGTCAATGCATGGATGATCGCCTCTGTCGTTCTGGTGGTTGCGCTGATTATTGTATTGATCAAGCCACCATTCCAGAAAGCTGACGGCGATACTCCGGTCGCAACGGTCAACGGTAAGGATATTACGAAGAATGAACTTTATGACAAGCTGGTCAAAGCAGGCGGCGAATCCACGCTGCAATCGATGATTACGCAGGAACTGGTTGACCAGGAAGCCGATCGGAACAAAGTTACGGTTAGCGACGCCGACATTCAGGCCGAAATCAAAGATCTTCAGGAACAGTTCGGCGGCGAGTCCGGCCTCGAAAGCGCTCTGTCCCAAAGCGGCATGACGATGGACGACTTGAAGGAGCAAATGCCTCTGCAGGTCAAAATCCGCAAGCTGCTCGAGCCAAAAGTAACCGTCACCGACGACGATATCAAGAAATACTATGACGAGAACAAAGCTTCGCTCGGCAGCGAAGAAGAAGTTCGCGCTTCCCACATCCTGGTAGCAACCAAAGAAGAAGCCGACGCCATCGAGAAGCAGCTGAAAGAAGGTGCAGACTTCGCCACTCTGGCGAAGGAGAAATCCTCCGATACAGGCTCCAAGGATAAAGGCGGGGACCTCGACTACTTCAAGAAAGGCGACATGGTGGCTGAATTTTCGGATACCGCGTTCAAGATGAAGGTCGGAGAAATCAGCGAACCGGTCAAGACGGAATACGGTTATCACATTATTAAGGTAACCGACCATAAGGATGCCGTTACACCGACACTTGAGAACTCCAAGGACAAGATTCGCGAGAAACTGATCACCCAGAAAATCTCCGAAATGTCCTCCACTTGGATGCAGGATCTGACCAAGGGAGCCAAGATCACCAATACGCTGACAGACGCCAAGAAAGCGGAAGCTTCTGCAGCTCCTGCTTCCTCCTCCGCTCCTGCAGCCAGCGCAGCGGCAAAATAA